The following coding sequences are from one Pigmentibacter sp. JX0631 window:
- a CDS encoding LysR family transcriptional regulator, with product MLPNSNDLEYFLEVTKTLNISKASERMGVAQPTITQSIHKLESLLGAQLLIRTRTGVHLTKIGQKMSNQVAFIYEYWNSMRREVQHDLYELHGKYTIGVHPAVGYYTLPIFFKEIFSKAPNIEIDFIHDRSRNIIEEILNFKIDFGFVVNPFKHPNLILKKICDDSVCIFEAKNTRYSDVLFGNFDLLQTHWIIKQLKRSNFKYKHFVSTPDLFVIYKMVLSGAGYGILPSLVVKSQNSNTLTLANQNLPQYKDQIFLAYRRETLTSNSAKLIAEICKNIAISNP from the coding sequence ATGCTTCCTAATTCTAATGATCTTGAATACTTTCTTGAAGTAACAAAAACTTTAAACATTTCAAAAGCAAGTGAACGGATGGGGGTAGCTCAACCAACAATCACACAATCTATCCATAAATTAGAGTCTTTATTAGGAGCTCAACTTCTAATTAGAACTAGGACAGGAGTACATCTAACAAAAATCGGACAAAAAATGTCCAATCAAGTAGCATTTATTTATGAATATTGGAATTCAATGCGTAGAGAAGTTCAGCATGATTTATATGAATTGCATGGAAAATATACAATCGGCGTACATCCTGCTGTTGGGTATTATACTTTGCCAATTTTTTTCAAAGAAATTTTCTCAAAAGCTCCTAATATAGAAATAGACTTTATCCATGACCGATCAAGAAATATTATCGAGGAAATTTTAAATTTTAAAATTGACTTTGGATTTGTAGTAAATCCATTCAAGCATCCAAATTTAATTTTAAAAAAAATATGTGATGATAGTGTTTGTATTTTTGAAGCAAAAAATACAAGATATAGTGACGTTTTATTTGGAAATTTTGATTTATTACAAACACATTGGATAATTAAACAATTAAAAAGAAGTAATTTTAAATACAAGCATTTTGTATCTACACCTGACTTATTTGTCATTTATAAAATGGTTTTAAGTGGTGCTGGATACGGTATATTGCCTTCGTTAGTTGTTAAATCACAAAATAGTAATACTTTGACACTTGCTAATCAAAATTTGCCACAGTATAAAGATCAAATTTTTCTAGCATATAGAAGAGAAACACTAACCTCTAACTCAGCTAAACTAATTGCTGAAATATGTAAAAATATAGCAATTTCTAATCCATAA
- a CDS encoding L-tyrosine/L-tryptophan isonitrile synthase family protein produces MEYDTYKYYLNDCFICEKILEKIYSIRKIPYKLTNTYENKLLLKKCMDFHLDKIKKFVQKSEPIEMIIPAFPVKSPNPQKTLSCHPDYAEVLALKKLHELCSCIKEIYPPGAKVTICSDGRVFCDIIPFIEENVASYSQEIIKIIQIEDFNNLSIFKLDNLFSHTEYSRIKDKFIKEFPDNVESLKKKRFYSPDFFVMFSGLNKFIFEDLSYIYKDKSKPWIRNEAKNLTFQIIQRSNTWSKLIEKYFPQALRLSIHPQSAIAKKIGVNLVDADDLWRTPWHSVCCWKDNHFFLTSKEHAELLGAHLERADERYPYYRL; encoded by the coding sequence ATGGAATATGACACTTATAAGTATTATTTGAATGATTGTTTTATTTGTGAAAAGATTCTAGAAAAAATATACTCAATTAGAAAAATACCTTATAAGTTAACTAATACTTATGAAAATAAATTGCTCTTAAAAAAATGTATGGATTTTCATTTGGACAAAATAAAAAAATTTGTGCAAAAATCCGAACCTATAGAAATGATTATTCCTGCATTTCCTGTAAAATCACCAAATCCACAGAAAACACTTTCTTGTCATCCAGACTATGCAGAAGTGCTGGCCTTAAAAAAACTTCATGAGTTGTGTTCCTGTATAAAAGAAATATATCCACCTGGCGCAAAAGTTACTATATGCTCAGATGGGAGAGTATTTTGTGACATTATTCCTTTTATTGAAGAGAATGTAGCTAGCTACTCTCAAGAAATAATAAAAATAATACAAATTGAAGATTTCAATAATTTGTCAATATTTAAATTAGATAATTTATTTTCTCACACAGAATATTCAAGAATAAAAGATAAATTTATCAAAGAATTTCCAGATAATGTTGAATCTTTGAAAAAGAAAAGATTTTATTCCCCAGATTTTTTTGTGATGTTTAGTGGATTGAATAAATTTATCTTTGAAGACTTATCATATATTTATAAAGATAAATCTAAACCTTGGATTAGGAATGAAGCCAAAAACTTAACCTTTCAAATCATTCAAAGAAGCAATACTTGGAGCAAGTTAATTGAAAAATACTTTCCCCAAGCTTTGCGGCTTTCAATCCATCCGCAATCAGCTATTGCAAAAAAAATTGGGGTTAACCTAGTCGATGCCGACGATCTTTGGAGGACTCCATGGCACTCAGTATGTTGCTGGAAGGACAATCATTTTTTCTTAACTTCGAAAGAACATGCCGAATTGCTAGGAGCCCATTTAGAAAGAGCCGATGAAAGGTACCCCTATTATAGGTTGTAA
- the infC gene encoding translation initiation factor IF-3, producing the protein MRPMGNQQSRTPTQDGPRINDRIKATEVRLISDTGEQVGVLPIREALSRAEELGLDLVEVSPDAKPPVCRLIDYGKFKYQQSKKAQEAKKKQVVIEVKEINLTPNTERHDIETKQNHIKRWIAEKARVRVGVKFRGREMSHVDLGYKALQELMAGLEDIVVQESAPRLEGRRLVVTLLPKSEKV; encoded by the coding sequence ATGCGTCCAATGGGAAACCAACAATCTCGTACCCCCACCCAAGATGGCCCTAGAATCAATGATAGAATTAAAGCAACAGAAGTTCGCCTTATTTCCGACACTGGAGAGCAAGTAGGCGTTTTACCCATCCGTGAAGCTCTTTCAAGAGCGGAAGAGTTAGGGCTAGACTTAGTTGAAGTTTCACCTGACGCAAAACCACCTGTGTGCCGCTTAATTGACTATGGCAAATTTAAGTATCAGCAAAGCAAGAAAGCTCAAGAAGCCAAGAAAAAACAAGTTGTTATTGAAGTTAAAGAAATAAATTTGACTCCTAACACAGAAAGACACGACATAGAAACTAAGCAGAATCATATTAAAAGATGGATTGCCGAAAAAGCACGTGTCCGGGTTGGAGTTAAGTTTAGAGGACGTGAAATGTCGCACGTAGATCTTGGCTATAAAGCACTCCAAGAACTCATGGCAGGTTTAGAAGATATCGTTGTACAAGAATCAGCACCACGTTTAGAAGGCCGTAGACTTGTTGTAACACTTCTACCAAAAAGCGAAAAGGTATGA